The DNA sequence CCGGTTCACCCCCAGGTCCTTGAGGAGCCGCAGGCGGGCCCGGTTGAGGGTCCCGGGGTTGGCCTCCAGGGTCACCTCTGCCCCTTCCGCAAGGGGCCAGGGGAGGGCCTGGAAGAGGGCCACGAGCTCCCGGTCCCTTAGGTAGCTCGGCGTCCCGCCCCCCAGGTAGAGGGTGCGCAAGGGGTGAGGGTGGCGCGCGTGGAGGGCCTCGGCCTCCTCCTTCAGTCGCTTCAGGTAGGCCTCCACCCACCCCGTACTGCGCCGGACCACGTGGAAGTCGCAATAGGGGCAAAGGGTGGGGCAGAAGGGGACGTGGACGTAGAGGCTAGTGGCCGCCAAGGCCTTTCAACACCTCCTCGGCCCAGGCTACCGCCTGCTCGGCCAGAAGCAAGGCTTCTTCCCAGTCTTCTCTCGAGGCCTCGGGCAGGTCACCCGGGTAACGACCCGCCACGGCGTAGGGGTTGAGCCGGGCCACGGCCTCCAGCGCCTCGGGCACCTCCAGGTGCGCCCTCAGGAGAAAGAGCAGTCGGGAGAGGTCGTGGGTTCGGGGAAACGGTTGCCCCAAAGCCACCAGAAGGCCTTTGAAAGCCTTCTCTACCGCCTGGTGGGCGTCAAAGCAAAGGTCCTCCCAGAATATCCGGGGGTCCTGCCGTCCCAGGCGGGCCTTGCTCAGGTTACTTTGAGCCCGCGCGAACCAGGACCAGGGGTCCGTGGGGTCAAGCGGCATAGAGGACCTTCCCTTCCCTGAGCGCCGCCGGATAGACAGTCATCCAGGCCCCCGGCCGGGCCAGGTCCTCCTCGCTAGCGAGAAGGAGGTCCAGGGCGAGCCCTCCCTGGACCCGGCCCACCTCCTCGTAGAGGCGCTTCCAGGTGGCCAGGGTCTTGTAGGGGGCCGGCACCACCACCAAAAGGTCGTAGTCGCTCTCCGGCCCCGCCTCCTTCCGGGCGCGGCTGCCGAAGAGGATGACCTTGGTGGCGGGCACGGTCTTGAGTATGGCTTCCAAGACCGGGCCGAGCTCAGGGTACTCCACCCTCTTAGTCTACAAAGAGGAGGCGGAAGTCGTTCA is a window from the Thermus filiformis genome containing:
- a CDS encoding HEPN domain-containing protein, coding for MPLDPTDPWSWFARAQSNLSKARLGRQDPRIFWEDLCFDAHQAVEKAFKGLLVALGQPFPRTHDLSRLLFLLRAHLEVPEALEAVARLNPYAVAGRYPGDLPEASREDWEEALLLAEQAVAWAEEVLKGLGGH
- a CDS encoding nucleotidyltransferase family protein — translated: MEYPELGPVLEAILKTVPATKVILFGSRARKEAGPESDYDLLVVVPAPYKTLATWKRLYEEVGRVQGGLALDLLLASEEDLARPGAWMTVYPAALREGKVLYAA